Sequence from the Sinorhizobium meliloti genome:
TCTGGCGGGCGATGCGGTTCCAACCCGCTCCGATCTCGAAGCCGGTCTTGCGGTGGATGACGCGGTAATCGGGGGCTTCTTCGCTCGACTTGCTTGCGTTCGGGATGATGGCGATCGGGGCGTTGACCCGGATGGTGGCGAAGACGCCTTCGAGGATGCCGTCGGTCTTCTGCGTCAGGGTTGCGATCGTGGTGGCCATGGTTCTGTCTCCTTCGGTTGCTCGGGACCATTCCCGATGGCGCACGAAGAGACGGCCGACCTGCTGCGGTCAGCTCGGCCGAAATTTTTGCAAAATTCTATTTTCCGCCGAGAGAAAAAGAACCGAAATCGAATTTTTCAAAAATTTCGGCTCGAGACTTACCCCTTTAGGGGTTGGCCGCAAAAGCAGGCGGTCGTCTATACGAGCGACATAAAACGGGAATGGTTCGGGGCGACTGAAGGACGCGACAAACCACCATAGCCGCCCGACCCAGCGCTGCGGGATATCGGCCGCGCATCCCTTGAACGTTTTGCCTGCAAGCCAGTCAATTGCGTACCCTCGCCCGCTCCCAACTACAGCAAGCGGGTGGGCACCCCTTTCGATACCATCCCTTTGTTGATCCGAGAGGTCGACGCGGCGACGGTATGGCGCCTGCAGACCGTGCGGCGATACCGGGTAAAGCTAATCGCGTGGACATCAGATGAGTGATCTTTCCCCACACGTCCGTCCGCGCCCGGCCATCTGAGCCGTCGGTCTTCGCCAGGCACATCGCCGCTGGCAAG
This genomic interval carries:
- a CDS encoding DUF736 domain-containing protein, with product MATTIATLTQKTDGILEGVFATIRVNAPIAIIPNASKSSEEAPDYRVIHRKTGFEIGAGWNRIARQTGEEYLTVKLEAPEIGVIFGNLAPAPGGDPSKKVILWNNPD